One region of Cinclus cinclus chromosome 1, bCinCin1.1, whole genome shotgun sequence genomic DNA includes:
- the CAVIN4 gene encoding caveolae-associated protein 4 produces the protein MDRREITSEADKTHQNRLSSVIEEEEEQDAAYTIVTVLDKVANIVDSVQASQKRIEEKHREMENAIKTIQIDILKLAQAHGNTGFMVNKLLQKTRKVSSTMKEVRARVERQSTSVRKVEAKQEEMLRKNKFRVVIYQEETECPSSLSVIKEMTAGENIEDDFFPPDDLSSDEEYYIEESKATKFKKSGMRRIDDIKKAFSRENIQKTRQNFGKKVNRLQTRIVTPERRERIRQSGERLRQSGIRIKKTISQAAPTKETFKIYKKNKERTGAEGQEGIQEASVHIASELPAAEPFTEEISYTEVITKVKKDKNSATKGASQSTEIGVTIPEVILKQERKEGGGGDDDVPLLDLKQSV, from the exons ATGGATCGCCGCGAAATCACCTCAGAGGCTGACAAAACGCACCAAAACCGTCTCTCCAGCGTCATCgaggaggaagaagagcaaGATGCAGCTTACACGATCGTGACAGTTCTGGACAAAGTGGCCAACATTGTTGACAGCGTGCAGGCAAGCCAGAAAAGGATAGAGGAGAAGCATAGGGAGATGGAAAATGCCATCAAGACCATACAGATTGACATTTTAAAGCTTGCCCAGGCTCATGGCAATACAGGCTTCATGGTGAACAAGTTACTGCAGAAAACCCGCAAAGTCAGCTCCACCATGAAGGAGGTGCGGGCGCGCGTGGAGAGGCAGAGCACCAGCGTCAGGAAGGTGGAAGCAAAACAAGAGGAGAtgctgagaaaaaacaaattccGGGTCGTGATCTATCAG GAGGAAACTGAGTGTCCTTCATCTCTCTCTGTAATCAAAGAGATGACAGCAGGTGAAAATATAGAGGATGATTTCTTCCCACCTGATGATCTGTCTTCTGATGAAGAATATTATAttgaagaaagcaaagcaaccAAGTTCAAGAAATCAGGCATGAGGCGCATTGATGACATCAAAAAGGCATTTTCGAGGGAAAATATCCAAAAGACAAGACAAAATTTTGGCAAGAAGGTAAACAGGCTTCAAACTAGGATAGTGACCCctgagaggagagagaggatcAGGCAGTCAGGAGAGAGACTGAGACAATCTGGGATAAGAATCAAGAAAACCATTTCACAAGCTGCCCCAACAAAGGAGACATTCAAGatctataaaaaaaataaagaacgAACAGGGGCCGAAGGTCAGGAGGGGATCCAGGAAGCCAGTGTACACATCGCCTctgagctcccagcagcagagcccttCACTGAAGAAATCTCTTACACAGAAGTGATCACTAAGGTAAAGAAAGACAAGAATAGTGCAACAAAAGGTGCTTCCCAGTCAACTGAAATAGGGGTGACTATCCCAGAAGTCATCCttaagcaggaaagaaaagaaggaggaggaggtgatgATGATGTCCCTTTGCTAGACTTAAAGCAATCAGTATAA